The Wansuia hejianensis genomic interval AACGCCCCTTATGGCCCGGTACCGTAGAGACGGGAAAACCCTCAATTTCCGAATAGCCTATAACGGCCTCCGACTGAATCTCATCTGCGAATTCTCCCAGCCCGGAACCAAGGATCAGCGCAACCTCAGGGGCAAAAGGAATCTTTGCCCGGATGCTTTCATAACAGTTGTTCAACTTCACTTCAACCGGATACATCCTACCACGCTCCTTCTCATTCCGGAAAATTTTTCTTCAGATAGATAATCAGAAGTATCATGCTGAGAATGACGATCCCCATGGTCACGATCGGCACCCATCGGTAGGTGAAGCCTAGCACAGCCATCAGTACCTCGCTTAAGCCAATGGCCAGGAGGAACCAGGCAATTGCTCTCTGGTAACGCATTTCTTGCTCCGGCGTTCTCTTTTTCTTCTGAGCCATGGTGTCTTTTCCAGAAAATGCCCGTAGAATTCCGTTTCCCTTGCCTGCAAAAAATATTACGGCAAGCACACCCATAATTCCTGCGAACACCCAGTCAAATGTTGGACTAAACATAATGTTCCTTACCCCACTGTTCTTAATGTTTACTATAAAAGCCCCGGACGGCAGCCATAAGCCGGGGCGCGCCCGCGTCAGCGAACATGTCTGTTAATTATCATACCAGATTTTTACAGGCTTGTCCATCCGACTTCTGTTTCTTCTTCCTCTTTTACAGGAACTGCAAACTGCGCCGTCAGTTTATCATAGCATTCTTCACAAAGATCAAAGTGATGAATGGAAGTATCCTTTTTAGAAAAGTACCCCCAGGTCACATCCACGGAGCAGATTCCTTCTTTCAAAACGCCGTTTTCTATCAGCAGCTGTTTCCCGCAGCAATTGCAGACTGCCAGTTCCAGCTCGTTTGTTTTTTTGTCATATTTTCTCATGTGAATTCCTCCCCGGTTCAATAGACAGGTTGTTGGTTCATCCT includes:
- a CDS encoding DUF3784 domain-containing protein produces the protein MFSPTFDWVFAGIMGVLAVIFFAGKGNGILRAFSGKDTMAQKKKRTPEQEMRYQRAIAWFLLAIGLSEVLMAVLGFTYRWVPIVTMGIVILSMILLIIYLKKNFPE